The Nycticebus coucang isolate mNycCou1 chromosome 5, mNycCou1.pri, whole genome shotgun sequence genome window below encodes:
- the LOC128585352 gene encoding pancreatic alpha-amylase, giving the protein MKFLLLLSAIGFCWAQYSPNTQKGRTSIVHLFEWRWVDIALECERYLAPNGFGGVQVSPPSENVVINSPFRPWWERYQPISYRLCTRSGNEDEFKNMVTRCNNVGVHIYVDAVINHMCGNGVSAGTSSTCGSYFNPGSRDFPAVPYSGWDFNDGKCKSGSGDIENYQDASQVRDCRLVGLLDLALEKDYVRSKLAEYMNHLIDIGVAGFRLDASKHMWPGDIKAILDKLHNLNTAWFPEGSKPFIYQEVIDLGGEPITSNDYFGNGRVTEFKYGAKLGTVIRRWNGEKMCYLKNWGEGWGFMPSDRAVVFVDNHDNQRGHGAGGASILTFWDPRLYKMAVGFMLAHPYGFTRVMSSYRWPRYFENGKDVNDWIGPPNDNGVIKEVTINPDTTCGNDWVCEHRWRQIRNMVIFRNVVDGQPFTNWWDNGSNQVAFGRGNKGFIIFNNDDWSLSLTLQTGLPAGTYCDVISGDKIDGNCTGIKIYVSNDGNAQFSISNSAEDPFIAIHIESKL; this is encoded by the exons ATGAAGTTCCTTCTGTTGCTTTCAGCCATTGGGTTCTGCTGGGCTCAGTATTCCCCAAACACTCAAAAAGGACGGACATCTATAGTCCATTTGTTTGAGTGGCGCTGGGTTGACATTGCTCTTGAATGTGAGCGATACTTAGCTCCCAATGGATTTGGAGGGGTTCAG GTCTCTCCACCCAGTGAAAATGTTGTAATTAATAGCCCTTTTAGACCTTGGTGGGAAAGATACCAACCAATTAGCTATAGATTATGCACAAGATCTGGAAATGAAGATGAATTCAAAAACATGGTGACCAGATGTAACAATGTTGGT GTCCATATTTATGTGGATGCTGTAATTAACCATATGTGTGGAAACGGTGTGAGTGCAGGAACAAGCAGTACTTGCGGAAGTTACTTCAACCCTGGAAGCAGGGATTTTCCAGCAGTCCCTTATTCTGGCTGGGATTTTAATGATGGTAAATGTAAAAGTGGCAGTGGAGACATTGAGAACTATCAAGATGCTTCTCAg GTCAGAGATTGTCGTCTGGTTGGTCTTCTTGATCTTGCACTGGAGAAAGATTATGTGCGTTCCAAGCTTGCTGAATATATGAACCATCTCATTGATATTGGTGTAGCAGGTTTCAGACTTGATGCTTCCAAGCACATGTGGCCTGGAGACATTAAGGCCATTTTGGATAAACTGCATAATCTAAATACAGCTTGGTTCCCTGAAGGAAGTAAACCTTTCATTTACCAAGAG GTAATTGATCTGGGTGGTGAACCAATTACAAGCAATGATTACTTTGGAAATGGTCGTGTGACAGAATTCAAGTATGGTGCAAAACTAGGCACTGTTATTCGCAGGTGGAATGGAGAAAAGATGTGTTACTTAAA GAACTGGGGAGAAGGTTGGGGTTTCATGCCTTCTGACCGAGCGGTTGTCTTTGTGGATAACCATGACAATCAACGAGGACATGGAGCCGGAGGAGCTTCAATTCTCACATTCTGGGACCCGAG ACTGTATAAAATGGCAGTTGGGTTTATGCTTGCTCATCCTTATGGATTTACACGAGTCATGTCAAGCTACCGTTGGCcaagatattttgaaaatggaaaa gATGTTAATGATTGGATTGGGCCACCAAATGATAATGGAGTAATTAAAGAAGTTACTATTAATCCAGACACTACTTGCGGCAACGACTGGGTCTGTGAACATCGGTGGCGTCAAATAAG GAACATGGTCATCTTCCGTAATGTAGTTGATGGCCAGCCTTTCACAAACTGGTGGGATAATGGCAGCAACCAGGTGGCTTTTGGAAGAGGAAACAAAGGATTTATCATCTTTAACAATGATGACTG gtcATTATCTTTAACTTTGCAAACTGGCCTTCCTGCTGGCACATATTGTGATGTCATTTCTGGGGATAAGATTGATGGCAATTGCACAGGAATTAAAATCTATGTTTCTAATGACGGCAATGCCCAATTTTCTATTAGCAACTCTGCTGAAGATCCATTTATTGCAATTCACATTGAATCTAAAttgtaa